From Streptomyces sp. NBC_01460, a single genomic window includes:
- a CDS encoding ABC transporter ATP-binding protein translates to MSDAIKKDAPAADTTVPAPRSGDGHEFLSVRNLSVHFDTDDGLVKSVDGVSFDLKAGQTLGIVGESGSGKSVTSLGIMGLHTSERARIGGEIWLDGEELIGAGPERVRKLRGQKMAMIFQDPLSALHPYYSIGAQIVEAHRVHNKVDKKTAKKRAVEMLDRVGIPEPHRRYEDYPHQFSGGMRQRAMIAMALVNNPQLLIADEPTTALDVTVQAQILDLIRDLQKEFGSAVVMITHDLGVVAEIADHLLVMYAGRCIERGSAEKVFYEPQHPYTWGLLGSMPRIDREQTERLIPVKGSPPSLINVPSGCAFHPRCPYADVPPDNITRTERPELQQVSDGHYSACHMSREQRDRIWTEEIAPKL, encoded by the coding sequence ATGAGCGACGCAATCAAGAAGGACGCCCCGGCGGCGGACACCACCGTCCCGGCCCCGCGGTCCGGCGACGGCCACGAGTTCCTCTCCGTACGGAATCTCAGCGTCCACTTCGACACCGACGACGGGCTGGTCAAGTCCGTCGACGGCGTCAGCTTCGACCTGAAGGCCGGTCAGACCCTCGGCATCGTCGGCGAGTCCGGCTCCGGCAAGTCCGTGACCTCGCTGGGGATCATGGGCCTGCACACCTCGGAGCGCGCCCGCATCGGCGGGGAGATCTGGCTCGACGGCGAGGAGCTCATCGGGGCCGGCCCCGAGCGCGTGCGCAAGCTGCGCGGCCAGAAGATGGCCATGATCTTCCAGGACCCGCTGTCCGCCCTGCACCCGTACTACAGCATCGGCGCGCAGATCGTGGAGGCCCACCGGGTCCACAACAAGGTCGACAAGAAGACCGCGAAGAAGCGCGCGGTCGAGATGCTCGACCGTGTGGGGATCCCCGAGCCGCACCGCCGCTACGAGGACTACCCGCACCAGTTCTCCGGCGGCATGCGCCAGCGCGCCATGATCGCGATGGCCCTGGTCAACAACCCGCAGCTGCTCATCGCGGACGAGCCGACGACCGCCCTCGACGTCACCGTCCAGGCGCAGATCCTCGACCTCATCCGCGACCTCCAGAAGGAGTTCGGCTCCGCGGTCGTCATGATCACCCACGACCTCGGCGTCGTCGCCGAGATCGCGGACCACCTGCTCGTGATGTACGCGGGACGCTGCATCGAGCGCGGCAGCGCCGAGAAGGTCTTCTACGAGCCCCAGCACCCCTACACCTGGGGGCTGCTCGGCTCGATGCCGCGCATCGACCGGGAGCAGACCGAGCGGCTCATCCCCGTCAAGGGTTCGCCGCCCAGCCTCATCAACGTCCCGTCGGGCTGCGCCTTCCACCCGCGCTGCCCGTACGCCGACGTCCCGCCGGACAACATCACCCGCACCGAGCGTCCGGAGCTGCAGCAGGTCAGCGACGGGCACTACTCCGCGTGCCACATGTCGCGTGAGCAGCGTGACCGGATCTGGACCGAAGAGATTGCGCCGAAGCTGTGA
- a CDS encoding enhanced serine sensitivity protein SseB C-terminal domain-containing protein produces MSASGTAAAGQVEHMLRQVAPGRLDTYESLLRSLSDGQVWMLLWHGTAGSPDAQYGNMEVDGLGYAPCVTSAQELSASGWNRAHEVTTGRDVARALFPDRWGIWLNPHAPGGGVGIPWLDLRRIATGLDRMPAGPLRLTEPAVEIPQFYALLSQNAHRTPAVRALRRAWVQPALGVPYLAIGLDLYDTGRPSVDAVRAMMQQSIGVVPDGLPVSTVSLSDEYDPVAMWLNANARPFYDREAHAPAPTGPGYGYPPATGQAPRAY; encoded by the coding sequence GTGAGTGCGTCAGGCACCGCGGCGGCCGGGCAGGTCGAGCACATGCTGCGCCAAGTGGCCCCCGGGCGCCTCGACACCTACGAGTCGCTGCTGCGGTCACTGTCGGACGGCCAGGTCTGGATGCTGCTCTGGCACGGCACGGCGGGCTCCCCCGACGCCCAGTACGGCAACATGGAGGTCGACGGCCTGGGTTACGCCCCGTGCGTGACCTCCGCCCAGGAGCTCTCGGCGAGCGGCTGGAACAGGGCCCACGAGGTCACCACGGGCCGGGACGTCGCCCGCGCCCTCTTCCCCGACCGCTGGGGCATCTGGCTCAACCCGCACGCCCCCGGCGGCGGAGTGGGCATTCCCTGGCTGGACCTGCGCCGCATCGCCACCGGCCTCGACCGGATGCCGGCGGGGCCGCTGAGGCTCACCGAACCCGCCGTCGAGATCCCGCAGTTCTACGCCCTGCTGTCGCAGAACGCCCACCGCACCCCCGCCGTCCGCGCGCTGCGGCGCGCCTGGGTGCAGCCGGCGCTCGGGGTCCCGTACCTCGCGATCGGGCTCGACCTCTACGACACCGGGCGCCCGTCCGTCGACGCCGTCCGCGCGATGATGCAGCAGTCGATCGGCGTCGTCCCCGACGGACTGCCCGTCTCCACGGTCTCGCTGTCCGACGAGTACGACCCGGTCGCGATGTGGCTGAACGCCAACGCACGGCCGTTCTACGACCGCGAGGCACACGCCCCGGCACCCACCGGGCCCGGCTACGGCTACCCGCCGGCCACCGGACAGGCCCCGCGCGCGTACTGA
- a CDS encoding ABC transporter ATP-binding protein — protein sequence MTDLNKKTPASPAAGSDGSGSEPLLKVEGLVKHFPITKGVLKRKVGAVQAVDGLTFDVRPGETLGVVGESGCGKSTMGRLVTRLLEPTGGKVEFQGRDITHMSAGRLRPMRRDIQMIFQDPYGSLNPRHTVGGIVGTPFRLQGVKPEDGVKAEVQRLLELVGLNPEHYNRYPHEFSGGQRQRIGIARALALKPKLVVADEPVSALDVSIQAQVVNLLDDLQEELGLTYMIIAHDLSVIRHVSDRIAVMYLGKIVELADRTSLYTAPMHPYTNALMSAVPVPDPRRRGAKSERILLKGDVPSPISPPSGCRFHTRCWKATQVCATTEPPLLQLKTGHQVACHHPENGEDQAPGDAPLVADRITVKSTVAAEPAAVAKAEEAGAPAGKPAEAEVPDEAAAEPVVSDTTGAAAESAASDEPGAAAGPVTSDEPAASGGSGEAPAAPSKGAEAEPKE from the coding sequence GTGACTGATCTGAACAAGAAGACTCCCGCGTCTCCCGCGGCCGGGTCGGACGGGTCCGGGTCGGAGCCGCTCCTCAAGGTCGAGGGCCTCGTCAAGCACTTCCCGATCACCAAGGGCGTGCTGAAGCGCAAGGTCGGCGCGGTCCAGGCCGTGGACGGACTCACCTTCGACGTGCGTCCAGGGGAGACCCTCGGCGTCGTCGGCGAGTCGGGCTGCGGCAAGTCGACCATGGGGCGGCTGGTGACCCGCCTGCTGGAGCCGACCGGCGGCAAGGTGGAGTTCCAGGGGCGCGACATCACGCACATGTCCGCGGGACGCCTGCGGCCGATGCGCCGCGACATCCAGATGATCTTCCAGGACCCGTACGGCTCGCTGAATCCGCGCCACACGGTCGGCGGGATCGTCGGCACCCCCTTCCGCCTCCAGGGCGTCAAGCCCGAGGACGGCGTGAAGGCGGAGGTCCAGCGGCTGCTGGAGCTGGTGGGGCTCAACCCCGAGCACTACAACCGCTACCCGCACGAGTTCTCCGGCGGTCAGCGTCAGCGCATCGGGATCGCCCGGGCGCTCGCGTTGAAGCCGAAGCTGGTCGTCGCGGACGAGCCGGTCTCGGCGCTGGACGTGTCGATCCAGGCGCAGGTCGTGAACCTGCTGGACGACCTCCAGGAGGAGCTCGGCCTCACGTACATGATCATCGCGCACGACCTGTCGGTCATCCGCCATGTCTCGGACCGGATCGCGGTCATGTACCTCGGCAAGATCGTCGAGCTGGCGGACCGTACGTCGCTGTACACGGCTCCGATGCACCCGTACACGAACGCGCTGATGTCCGCGGTACCGGTGCCGGACCCGCGCCGGCGCGGTGCGAAGAGCGAGCGCATCCTGCTCAAGGGCGACGTTCCGTCACCGATCTCACCGCCGAGCGGCTGCCGCTTCCACACCCGGTGCTGGAAGGCGACGCAGGTCTGCGCGACGACCGAGCCGCCACTGCTCCAGCTGAAGACCGGGCACCAGGTGGCGTGCCACCACCCGGAGAACGGCGAGGACCAGGCACCGGGGGACGCGCCGCTCGTCGCGGACCGCATCACCGTGAAGTCGACGGTCGCCGCCGAGCCGGCCGCGGTGGCGAAGGCGGAGGAGGCCGGGGCGCCGGCGGGGAAGCCCGCCGAGGCCGAGGTGCCGGACGAGGCCGCTGCCGAGCCTGTCGTGTCGGACACGACCGGGGCCGCTGCTGAGTCGGCGGCGTCGGACGAGCCCGGGGCCGCTGCTGGGCCGGTCACGTCGGACGAGCCTGCCGCGTCGGGCGGGTCCGGTGAGGCCCCCGCCGCACCGTCCAAGGGTGCGGAGGCCGAGCCGAAGGAGTAG
- a CDS encoding helix-turn-helix transcriptional regulator: protein MKSDRLLSILLLLQTRGLVPAGELAERLEVSVRTIYRDVEALSASGVPVYAERGRNGGIALLPGFRTDVSGLTADEARALFVVAAQGAHAALGLDAALGSALRKVMAALPAPHRPAAEQTSRRILVDPVRWMSGPPAAVDVGELHDAVFADRRLSLHYRHSGTDTPRVYTVDPYGLVVKAGVWYLTADLDGAPRLFRADRVERAAPTGEPVVRRHGVELADVWEELRRQVEERPGGVRLGVRVHRSRLDLFVRLHGGVLTGRPEPEGGPAGEWLLAELDVPEVAWARSLLSFGSNLEVLSPPRARRVLAEAAAAVTELYAGNG, encoded by the coding sequence GTGAAGTCCGACCGGCTGCTCTCCATCCTGCTGCTGCTCCAGACCCGTGGCCTGGTGCCCGCCGGCGAGCTGGCCGAGCGCCTCGAAGTCTCCGTACGCACCATCTACCGGGACGTCGAGGCGCTCTCCGCCTCGGGCGTGCCCGTCTACGCGGAGCGGGGGCGCAACGGGGGGATCGCCCTGCTGCCGGGCTTCCGTACGGACGTCTCCGGGCTCACCGCCGACGAGGCGCGCGCCCTGTTCGTCGTCGCCGCACAGGGCGCCCACGCGGCGCTCGGGCTGGACGCCGCGCTGGGGTCCGCGCTGCGCAAGGTGATGGCGGCGCTCCCGGCTCCGCACCGGCCCGCCGCCGAACAGACCAGCCGGCGCATCCTGGTGGACCCTGTCCGCTGGATGAGCGGGCCGCCGGCCGCCGTCGACGTGGGCGAGCTGCACGACGCGGTCTTCGCCGACCGGCGGCTGTCGCTCCACTACCGGCACAGCGGCACCGACACCCCGCGCGTCTACACCGTCGACCCGTACGGCCTCGTCGTGAAGGCGGGCGTCTGGTACCTGACCGCCGACCTGGACGGCGCGCCCCGGCTCTTCCGCGCGGACCGGGTGGAGCGGGCGGCTCCCACCGGGGAGCCCGTGGTGCGCAGGCACGGTGTGGAGCTCGCCGACGTCTGGGAGGAACTGCGCCGGCAGGTCGAGGAGCGGCCGGGCGGCGTACGGCTCGGGGTGCGCGTCCACCGCTCCCGGCTGGACCTCTTCGTGCGCCTCCACGGCGGGGTGCTGACCGGCCGTCCGGAGCCGGAAGGGGGGCCGGCGGGGGAGTGGCTGCTCGCCGAGCTCGACGTGCCCGAGGTGGCGTGGGCGCGTTCCCTGCTCTCCTTCGGGTCGAACCTCGAAGTGCTGTCCCCGCCCCGGGCGCGCCGCGTGCTCGCCGAGGCCGCGGCCGCGGTCACGGAGCTGTACGCAGGAAACGGGTGA
- a CDS encoding ABC transporter substrate-binding protein has product MQNRKTAAAIAVAVAVSLGASACSGSDSGGDSNGGGGNAKADAALTSIVNATDKKGGTVTFEHASGPDSLDPGNTYYGWVQNFSRLYARSLVTFKPAAGKESLEVVPDLATGLGKASADAKTWTYTLRKGVKFEDGTEITSKDVKYAVERSNFAPEALSNGPTYFKAYLEGGDKYKGPYKDKSAEGLKSIETPDDHTIVFKLNKPFADMDYLAAFSQTAPIQQKADTGASYVQKMVSSGPYKISAYDESKGATLVRNPEWDPKTDPIRKALPDKIELKLNVNPTTVDDHLLNDVTTADANGTGLQSKTQPKVLVKAAEKAKTDNPYAGALQYMALNVNVKPFDNIECRKAVQYAVDKQSLIDSIGGSVKGDPASTVIPPTVAGYKKFDLYPTEGSKGDAAKAKEHLTKCGQPKGFKTTLTARSDRPDEITAATQLQGSLKAIGITAEIKQFPSDKYFTDFAGVPEWVHKNNAGMMMMQWGADWPTGFGFLDQIVNGTAIKPSGGTNLMELDDKGVNEALVKGIGTVDATARNAAWGDVDQKVMENASLVPLVYRKNLLYRPDSAANVTVTDAYLGMYDYVLLTSSK; this is encoded by the coding sequence ATGCAGAACAGAAAGACAGCAGCGGCCATAGCCGTGGCCGTGGCGGTATCGCTCGGCGCATCGGCCTGCAGCGGCAGCGACTCGGGCGGTGACAGCAACGGCGGTGGGGGCAACGCCAAGGCGGACGCCGCGCTGACGAGCATCGTCAACGCCACCGACAAGAAGGGGGGGACGGTCACCTTCGAGCACGCCAGTGGCCCGGACTCCCTGGACCCGGGCAACACGTACTACGGCTGGGTGCAGAACTTCTCCCGCCTGTACGCCCGTTCCCTGGTGACCTTCAAGCCGGCCGCCGGCAAGGAGAGCCTGGAGGTCGTCCCTGACCTCGCCACGGGCCTCGGCAAGGCCAGCGCGGACGCCAAGACCTGGACGTACACGCTCCGCAAGGGCGTGAAGTTCGAGGACGGCACCGAGATCACCTCGAAGGACGTCAAGTACGCCGTCGAGCGCTCCAACTTCGCGCCGGAGGCACTGTCCAACGGCCCGACGTACTTCAAGGCGTACCTCGAGGGCGGCGACAAGTACAAGGGTCCGTACAAGGACAAGTCCGCCGAGGGCCTCAAGTCCATCGAGACCCCGGACGACCACACGATCGTCTTCAAGCTGAACAAGCCGTTCGCGGACATGGACTACCTGGCCGCGTTCTCGCAGACCGCGCCGATCCAGCAGAAGGCCGACACGGGCGCCAGCTACGTCCAGAAGATGGTCTCCTCGGGTCCGTACAAGATCTCGGCGTACGACGAGAGCAAGGGCGCGACGCTCGTCCGCAACCCGGAGTGGGACCCGAAGACGGACCCGATCCGCAAGGCCCTGCCGGACAAGATCGAGCTGAAGCTCAACGTCAACCCCACCACGGTCGACGACCACCTGCTCAACGACGTGACCACCGCGGACGCGAACGGCACGGGTCTGCAGTCCAAGACCCAGCCCAAGGTCCTGGTCAAGGCCGCCGAGAAGGCGAAGACGGACAACCCGTACGCCGGCGCCCTGCAGTACATGGCGCTGAACGTCAACGTGAAGCCGTTCGACAACATCGAGTGCCGCAAGGCGGTCCAGTACGCCGTCGACAAGCAGAGCCTGATCGACTCGATCGGTGGCTCGGTCAAGGGCGACCCGGCCTCCACGGTCATCCCCCCGACCGTCGCCGGCTACAAGAAGTTCGACCTGTACCCGACCGAGGGCAGCAAGGGCGACGCCGCCAAGGCGAAGGAGCACCTGACCAAGTGCGGTCAGCCCAAGGGCTTCAAGACCACGCTGACGGCGCGCTCCGACCGTCCTGACGAGATCACCGCCGCCACGCAGCTCCAGGGCAGCCTGAAGGCGATCGGCATCACCGCCGAGATCAAGCAGTTCCCGTCGGACAAGTACTTCACCGACTTCGCGGGCGTCCCCGAGTGGGTCCACAAGAACAACGCCGGCATGATGATGATGCAGTGGGGCGCCGACTGGCCGACCGGCTTCGGCTTCCTGGACCAGATCGTGAACGGCACGGCCATCAAGCCGTCCGGTGGCACGAACCTGATGGAGCTCGACGACAAGGGTGTCAACGAGGCCCTGGTCAAGGGCATCGGCACCGTGGACGCCACGGCCCGTAACGCCGCCTGGGGCGACGTCGACCAGAAGGTCATGGAGAACGCCTCCCTCGTCCCGCTCGTCTACCGCAAGAACCTGCTGTACCGCCCGGACTCCGCGGCGAACGTCACGGTCACGGACGCGTACCTCGGCATGTACGACTACGTGCTGCTGACGTCCAGCAAGTAA
- a CDS encoding ABC transporter permease codes for MTAPIETTGADVRPETVLEGAGRKEIEGRSLGRIAWTRFKRDKAAMAGGIVVVLLILVAVLSKPLQSLLGLDPDAFNQSLVDPVLLAPKGSLGGMSWDHPLGVEPQTGRDILARILEGSWVSLVVAVGSTLLSVVIGVVMGVVAGFYGGWVDSFISRLMDTFLAFPLLLFAISISASLQGNAFGLEGLTLRIAVLIFVIGFFSWPYIGRIVRAQTLSLREREFVEAARSLGARGPFILFRELLPNLIAPILVYATLLIPTNILFEASLSFLGVGIAPPQASWGGMLTQAVDLYEVDPMFMVIPGMAIFITVLAFNLLGDGLRDALDPRGK; via the coding sequence ATGACGGCACCGATCGAGACCACCGGGGCGGATGTACGGCCCGAAACGGTGCTGGAAGGCGCCGGGCGCAAGGAGATCGAGGGCCGCTCGCTCGGCCGCATCGCCTGGACGCGCTTCAAGCGGGACAAGGCCGCGATGGCCGGTGGCATCGTTGTCGTGCTGCTGATCCTCGTCGCGGTGCTGTCCAAGCCGCTGCAGTCGCTCCTCGGGCTCGACCCCGACGCGTTCAACCAGAGCCTGGTCGACCCCGTCCTGCTGGCGCCCAAGGGTTCCCTGGGCGGCATGAGTTGGGACCACCCCCTCGGCGTCGAGCCGCAGACCGGGCGCGACATCCTGGCGCGCATCCTCGAAGGTTCCTGGGTCTCCCTCGTGGTCGCCGTCGGCTCCACGCTGCTCTCGGTGGTCATCGGCGTCGTCATGGGCGTCGTGGCCGGGTTCTACGGCGGCTGGGTGGACAGCTTCATCAGCCGCCTGATGGACACCTTCCTGGCCTTCCCGCTCCTCCTCTTCGCGATCTCCATCTCCGCCTCCCTGCAGGGCAACGCCTTCGGGTTGGAAGGCCTCACGCTGCGGATCGCGGTCCTGATCTTCGTGATCGGCTTCTTCAGCTGGCCCTACATCGGCCGGATCGTCCGCGCGCAGACCCTGTCCCTGCGCGAGCGGGAGTTCGTCGAGGCCGCCAGGTCGCTCGGCGCACGCGGTCCGTTCATCCTCTTCCGCGAGCTGCTGCCGAACCTGATCGCGCCGATCCTCGTCTACGCGACGCTGCTGATCCCCACGAACATCCTCTTCGAGGCGTCCCTGTCCTTCCTCGGCGTGGGTATCGCACCGCCGCAGGCGTCGTGGGGCGGCATGCTCACGCAGGCGGTCGACCTCTACGAGGTGGACCCGATGTTCATGGTCATCCCCGGCATGGCGATCTTCATCACCGTGCTGGCCTTCAATCTGCTGGGGGACGGGCTGCGTGACGCACTCGACCCTCGTGGCAAGTAA
- a CDS encoding thioesterase family protein — MAQAAAQESRAVQATIGDSEFDRDTAVALREEGVYDAELSAGWTIIHAVNGGYLLAMLGRALGEALPHSDPFSVSAHYLTASVPGPAVIRTQVVRTGRTLSTGEASLFQFAEDGSEIERIRVLATYGELDGLTDEVRTTARPPAIPPLDQCLGASDGTAPIPGSSAITERLDIKLDPATVGWAVGAPSGKGEMRGWFGLADGRDADPLSLLLTVDALPPTSFELGLKGWTPTIELTTHIRCRPAPGPLRVSITTRNLAGGFLEEDAEVWDSADRLVAQSRQLARAPRG, encoded by the coding sequence ATGGCACAGGCAGCAGCGCAGGAGTCGCGCGCAGTACAGGCGACCATCGGTGACAGCGAGTTCGACCGCGACACCGCCGTCGCCCTCCGGGAGGAAGGCGTCTACGACGCGGAGCTCTCCGCGGGCTGGACGATCATCCACGCGGTCAACGGCGGCTACCTGCTCGCCATGCTCGGCCGCGCGCTCGGCGAGGCGCTCCCGCACTCCGACCCCTTCTCGGTCTCCGCCCACTACCTCACGGCCTCCGTGCCCGGCCCCGCCGTGATCCGCACCCAGGTCGTCCGCACCGGCCGGACCCTCTCCACCGGCGAGGCCTCGCTCTTCCAGTTCGCGGAGGACGGCTCGGAGATCGAGCGCATCCGGGTGCTGGCCACCTACGGCGAGCTGGACGGCCTGACCGACGAGGTCCGTACGACGGCCCGGCCGCCGGCCATCCCGCCCCTGGACCAGTGCCTCGGGGCGAGCGACGGCACGGCGCCGATCCCCGGCAGCTCCGCCATCACCGAGCGGCTCGACATCAAGCTCGACCCGGCGACGGTCGGCTGGGCCGTCGGCGCACCCTCGGGCAAGGGGGAGATGCGGGGCTGGTTCGGGCTTGCGGACGGCCGCGACGCGGACCCCCTCTCGCTGCTCCTCACCGTCGACGCGCTGCCGCCCACCTCCTTCGAGCTGGGGCTGAAGGGCTGGACCCCCACCATCGAGCTCACCACCCACATCCGCTGCCGCCCGGCCCCCGGCCCGCTGCGCGTCTCCATCACCACCCGCAACCTCGCGGGCGGTTTCCTGGAGGAGGACGCGGAGGTCTGGGACAGCGCCGACCGGCTCGTCGCCCAGTCCCGCCAGCTGGCCCGCGCACCCCGCGGCTGA
- a CDS encoding trimeric intracellular cation channel family protein: MLNELFTPSVQHALDLVGIFVFAISGALLAVRKNFDVFGIAVLAEVTALGGGIFRDVMIGAIPPAAFTDLGYFLTPLIAAGLVFFLHPHVERIQVGVNVFDAAGLGLFSVSGTVKAYDYGLGLTSSAALGLATAVGGGVLRDVLANEVPSLLRWDRDLYAVPAIVGAVMVVLCIRFEALNAYTSGTAVIAAFVLRLLAMRFHWRAPRAYNRRSATAEESPAVI; the protein is encoded by the coding sequence GTGCTCAACGAACTCTTCACCCCCTCCGTCCAGCATGCGCTCGACCTCGTCGGGATCTTCGTCTTCGCGATCTCGGGCGCCCTGCTCGCCGTACGCAAGAACTTCGATGTCTTCGGCATCGCGGTCCTCGCCGAGGTGACAGCGCTGGGCGGGGGGATCTTCCGTGATGTGATGATCGGCGCGATCCCGCCGGCGGCGTTCACGGACCTCGGCTACTTCCTGACCCCGCTGATCGCCGCCGGTCTGGTCTTCTTCCTGCACCCGCACGTGGAGCGGATCCAGGTCGGCGTCAACGTCTTCGACGCGGCGGGGCTGGGTCTGTTCTCCGTGTCCGGCACGGTCAAGGCGTACGACTACGGCCTCGGCCTCACCTCCTCCGCCGCCCTCGGGCTGGCGACCGCGGTCGGCGGTGGTGTCCTGCGCGACGTCCTGGCCAACGAGGTGCCCTCGCTGCTGCGCTGGGACCGCGACCTGTACGCCGTGCCCGCGATCGTCGGGGCCGTCATGGTGGTCCTCTGCATCCGTTTCGAGGCCCTCAACGCCTACACGAGCGGCACCGCCGTCATCGCCGCGTTCGTCCTGAGGCTGCTGGCCATGCGCTTCCACTGGAGGGCCCCGCGGGCCTACAACCGGCGCTCGGCCACGGCGGAGGAGAGTCCGGCCGTCATCTGA
- a CDS encoding ABC transporter permease — translation MAAYIIRRVFAAVLLLLVVSAVTFAIFFLVPRLGGQTLDSMAAQYVGKSPDPDVIAAVKKNLGLDQPLYLQYWNFVKGIVVGADYQFGPDPVTCNAPCFGYSFKTHTEIWPQLVDRIPVTLSLAVGAAVLWVVSGVAIGVVSALKRGSFFDRVSMGVALAGVSLPMFFTGLVVLALFGNGEYVPFADDPIAWAGSLVLPWCTLALLYSALYARLTRAGMLETMGEDYIRTARAKGLKERKVVVKHGLRSALTPLVTIFGMDFALLLGGAVITERVFSFQGLGAFAIQGVTTADLPKVMGVTLVAAFFIVICNLLVDLVYAAIDPRVRLS, via the coding sequence GTGGCTGCGTACATCATCCGACGCGTATTCGCCGCGGTGTTGCTGCTGCTGGTGGTCAGCGCAGTCACGTTCGCGATCTTCTTCCTGGTGCCCCGCCTCGGCGGGCAGACCCTCGACTCGATGGCCGCCCAGTACGTCGGGAAGAGCCCCGACCCCGACGTGATCGCCGCGGTCAAGAAGAACCTGGGGCTCGACCAGCCCCTCTATCTCCAGTACTGGAACTTCGTCAAGGGCATCGTCGTCGGCGCCGACTACCAGTTCGGTCCCGACCCGGTCACCTGCAACGCCCCGTGCTTCGGCTACTCCTTCAAGACCCACACCGAGATCTGGCCGCAGCTCGTCGACCGCATTCCGGTCACGCTGTCGCTGGCCGTCGGTGCCGCGGTCCTCTGGGTCGTCTCCGGTGTCGCCATCGGTGTCGTCTCCGCGCTGAAGCGGGGCTCGTTCTTCGACCGTGTCTCCATGGGTGTCGCCCTCGCCGGTGTCTCGCTGCCGATGTTCTTCACCGGCCTCGTCGTGCTGGCGCTCTTCGGCAACGGGGAGTACGTCCCCTTCGCGGACGATCCGATCGCATGGGCGGGCAGCCTGGTGCTGCCCTGGTGCACACTCGCCCTCCTGTACTCCGCGCTCTACGCCCGGCTCACCCGGGCGGGGATGCTGGAGACGATGGGTGAGGACTACATCAGAACCGCGCGGGCCAAGGGCCTCAAGGAGCGCAAGGTCGTGGTCAAGCACGGTCTGCGCTCGGCGCTCACCCCGCTCGTCACGATCTTCGGCATGGACTTCGCACTGCTGCTCGGCGGCGCGGTCATCACCGAACGGGTCTTCTCCTTCCAGGGGCTGGGTGCCTTCGCCATCCAGGGCGTGACCACCGCCGACCTGCCCAAGGTGATGGGCGTGACCCTGGTCGCCGCCTTCTTCATCGTCATCTGCAACCTGCTGGTGGACCTCGTGTACGCCGCGATCGACCCCCGGGTGAGGCTCTCATGA
- a CDS encoding enhanced serine sensitivity protein SseB: protein MDIPAQAQAPHPSQGWPANELEEVLSASLGVPGAGGRLVEVLGRSQIWVPLPNGGGPDSTALDLPTVDIEGGAYVPVFSSEAQFLQCVGPHLSFTVAPAREFARGLPPQLGIAVNPGGAVGIPLPPPAVAELCRAGRTALDGPASGGRVRLYEPDWKEDPVDFLSAVSAEFQATGVVGTARRVLASIEGDSPVLFVGVELAVLDAATQSVPMDALGRALGRAQVPWPVNLLLLDVAQDPVGDWMLEKVRPFYRHDGH, encoded by the coding sequence GTGGACATTCCGGCTCAGGCCCAGGCTCCGCATCCGTCGCAGGGATGGCCGGCCAACGAGCTCGAAGAAGTGCTCAGCGCCTCGCTCGGCGTCCCCGGCGCGGGGGGACGGCTGGTCGAGGTGCTCGGCCGCAGCCAGATCTGGGTGCCGCTGCCGAACGGCGGCGGACCCGACAGCACCGCCCTCGACCTGCCGACGGTCGACATCGAGGGCGGCGCGTACGTTCCCGTCTTCAGTTCCGAGGCGCAGTTCCTCCAGTGCGTCGGCCCCCATCTCTCCTTCACCGTCGCACCCGCGCGCGAGTTCGCCCGCGGGCTCCCGCCGCAGCTCGGCATCGCGGTCAATCCGGGCGGCGCGGTCGGGATACCCCTGCCGCCGCCCGCCGTCGCCGAGCTCTGCCGGGCCGGGCGCACCGCGCTGGACGGCCCCGCGAGCGGTGGCCGGGTCCGGCTGTACGAGCCGGACTGGAAGGAGGACCCCGTCGACTTCCTGTCCGCGGTGTCCGCCGAATTCCAGGCGACCGGTGTCGTGGGCACCGCGCGCAGGGTGCTGGCCAGCATCGAGGGCGACAGCCCCGTCCTCTTCGTCGGCGTCGAACTCGCCGTCCTGGACGCGGCGACGCAGAGCGTCCCGATGGACGCCCTGGGGCGTGCGCTGGGCCGGGCCCAGGTCCCCTGGCCGGTCAATCTCCTCCTGCTCGACGTGGCGCAGGATCCGGTCGGCGACTGGATGCTGGAGAAGGTGCGCCCGTTCTACCGGCACGACGGGCACTGA